A stretch of Spirosoma oryzicola DNA encodes these proteins:
- a CDS encoding AAA family ATPase: MESTDLTHYKTLVARLPQLRNEIGKVIIGQQEVISEVLIALLAGGHCLLEGVPGLAKTLMVKTMADALAMRFKRIQFTPDLMPGDIVGTEILEEDHETGKKFFQFNKGPLFANVVLADEINRTPPKTQAAMLEAMQEYKVTYGGNDYALPRPFLIIATQNPIEQAGTYPLPEAQLDRFLLYIKLSYPSEQEELTVLQSTTGTKRPVLNTILSDEDILNLQSLTRQVHISDELIAYINRLVRATRPQDSPSAFVKQWCEWGAGPRAGQALVLCAKARAVLNERFSVIPDDIQTLAYPVLRHRIALNFRADSEGITTDKVISELLKGVK, from the coding sequence TTGGAATCAACAGACTTAACCCATTACAAAACACTGGTGGCCAGGCTGCCGCAGCTACGCAACGAAATCGGCAAAGTAATTATCGGACAACAGGAGGTCATCAGCGAGGTGCTGATTGCGCTTTTAGCGGGTGGTCACTGCCTGCTGGAAGGCGTACCCGGACTTGCCAAAACGCTGATGGTCAAGACGATGGCTGATGCGCTGGCCATGCGCTTCAAACGCATTCAGTTTACGCCCGACCTGATGCCCGGCGATATTGTCGGTACCGAGATTCTGGAAGAAGACCACGAGACCGGCAAGAAATTCTTCCAGTTCAACAAAGGCCCTTTGTTTGCCAACGTTGTGCTGGCCGATGAGATCAACCGGACACCCCCCAAAACGCAGGCCGCCATGCTGGAAGCCATGCAGGAATACAAGGTCACGTATGGGGGCAACGACTATGCCTTACCACGTCCGTTCCTGATCATTGCCACACAAAACCCCATCGAGCAGGCCGGTACCTACCCATTGCCCGAAGCCCAGCTCGACCGTTTTTTGCTGTACATCAAACTAAGCTATCCGTCGGAGCAGGAAGAGCTTACCGTATTGCAAAGCACAACGGGTACCAAACGCCCCGTGCTGAATACGATCCTCTCCGACGAGGATATTTTGAATCTACAAAGCCTAACCCGGCAGGTGCACATCAGCGATGAACTGATTGCATACATCAACCGGCTAGTACGGGCTACGCGTCCGCAGGATAGTCCTTCGGCGTTCGTGAAGCAGTGGTGCGAATGGGGGGCGGGTCCGCGTGCCGGACAGGCGCTGGTCTTGTGTGCCAAAGCCCGCGCAGTGCTCAATGAGCGTTTTTCTGTTATTCCCGACGATATTCAGACGCTGGCTTATCCGGTATTGCGCCATCGAATCGCCTTGAACTTTCGCGCCGATTCGGAGGGGATCACCACCGATAAGGTCATCAGCGAACTACTCAAAGGGGTAAAGTAA
- a CDS encoding BatA domain-containing protein, whose product MAFLEPFLLWGALAVLSPIIIHFWHQKKGKPLAWAATQWLVEKNQQQQRGLKLDNIVLLILRCLLLLVLVALLSQLVLNNLKSKTDNQPIHLVQPNALLSSNYRFELEEARKRGEKLYWMDENTEPVDELTELPAKPNFSPLLLQAAIDKRRHDEAEVHLYLLNTDGLATVPAVYVPARFQLHTMIDSSQKPRAYLATKGGQKLFVNQAGRLTTSAVLDPALKFQSAPAHTGPLRVLVQYSNQREQRTVEAALNALAEVYDLDLSIDHTPTTATPYDWVLTDQINQNSNPQTLYIVSGQSAASEAPNVRFHAYAFTPQTDERVASGQLPEWLGERLIEHYGLRVSSEPLSQQELKSLFVVASRSDRKPQTLVHNVLVLLFVVLLIAERWIALTKNA is encoded by the coding sequence ATGGCTTTTTTAGAACCGTTTTTGTTGTGGGGTGCGCTGGCGGTACTTAGTCCGATCATCATCCATTTCTGGCACCAGAAAAAAGGGAAACCATTGGCGTGGGCGGCTACGCAATGGCTTGTTGAAAAAAATCAGCAGCAACAGCGTGGATTGAAACTCGACAACATCGTTCTGCTGATTCTTCGGTGTTTGTTACTACTTGTGCTGGTCGCCCTGCTCAGTCAGCTCGTGCTGAACAATCTGAAAAGCAAGACCGACAATCAGCCCATCCATTTGGTTCAACCCAATGCGCTGCTTTCGTCGAACTACCGATTTGAACTGGAAGAGGCCCGCAAACGGGGCGAAAAGCTGTACTGGATGGATGAAAATACGGAGCCGGTCGATGAGCTTACCGAGCTGCCCGCGAAGCCGAATTTTTCGCCGTTGCTGCTTCAGGCGGCTATCGACAAACGGCGTCACGACGAGGCCGAGGTGCATCTGTACCTGCTGAATACCGACGGACTGGCAACCGTTCCGGCGGTGTACGTTCCCGCCCGGTTTCAACTGCATACGATGATCGATTCGAGTCAGAAACCACGGGCGTATCTGGCGACAAAAGGCGGACAAAAACTGTTTGTCAATCAGGCCGGACGCTTGACGACCAGTGCGGTGCTGGATCCGGCGCTGAAATTTCAATCGGCACCGGCCCATACGGGTCCCTTGCGGGTGTTGGTTCAGTACAGTAATCAACGTGAACAGCGTACGGTCGAAGCGGCCTTGAATGCCCTGGCTGAGGTCTACGATCTTGACTTGTCGATTGACCATACACCGACGACGGCCACACCCTACGACTGGGTACTGACGGATCAAATAAACCAGAATTCAAACCCGCAAACGTTATATATCGTGTCGGGTCAATCGGCTGCTTCGGAGGCACCGAACGTACGGTTTCATGCGTACGCCTTTACCCCGCAAACGGATGAACGGGTCGCCAGTGGTCAGCTGCCCGAGTGGTTGGGCGAACGCTTGATTGAACACTACGGCCTGCGGGTTAGCTCGGAGCCACTGAGTCAGCAGGAATTAAAATCGCTGTTCGTCGTAGCGAGCCGGTCGGACCGGAAGCCGCAAACATTAGTTCATAACGTACTCGTACTGCTGTTCGTCGTTTTGCTTATCGCAGAACGCTGGATCGCCTTAACAAAAAACGCATGA
- a CDS encoding Uma2 family endonuclease: MLENRVADLLEAPDAKLVIERAQAILADEAQRRRAFREWLRDDVKAEFINGEVVMHSPVKRRHLDATQNLTTLLRVYVHLHDLGAVDSEKALVGLTRNDYEPDICFWNRETARSFTDDQMEHPAPDLVVEILSRSTTGRDRGIKFEDYAAHGVLEYWIIDPVRKSVEQYQLDEPTMAFASVATVYSDDTLEALTVPGFQIPVRAIFDRQANMEALQRIMTKAD, encoded by the coding sequence ATGCTTGAAAACCGCGTTGCTGACCTACTGGAAGCGCCTGATGCCAAATTGGTGATCGAGCGAGCGCAGGCTATTCTGGCCGACGAAGCCCAGCGTCGTCGTGCGTTTCGGGAGTGGCTGCGGGATGATGTGAAGGCCGAATTTATCAACGGCGAAGTGGTTATGCACTCGCCCGTCAAACGCCGTCATCTGGATGCAACGCAGAACTTGACAACATTGCTTCGGGTGTATGTACATCTGCATGACCTGGGCGCTGTTGATTCTGAAAAAGCGCTGGTTGGCCTCACGCGGAATGATTATGAACCGGATATTTGCTTCTGGAACCGCGAAACAGCCCGTTCGTTTACTGATGATCAGATGGAGCATCCTGCCCCGGATCTGGTTGTCGAGATTCTTTCCCGAAGCACCACCGGACGCGACCGGGGAATTAAGTTTGAGGACTACGCAGCCCACGGTGTTCTCGAATACTGGATTATCGACCCGGTTCGGAAGTCCGTTGAGCAATACCAGCTGGACGAACCGACAATGGCCTTTGCATCGGTGGCAACCGTGTACAGCGACGACACACTCGAAGCCTTGACTGTACCGGGCTTTCAGATTCCGGTACGGGCTATTTTTGACAGGCAAGCGAATATGGAAGCCTTGCAGCGAATTATGACCAAGGCCGACTGA
- a CDS encoding DUF58 domain-containing protein translates to MATLTSDLIRLNNLQLASKLVSDELMLGIQTSRRSGIGTEFEQYRHYEPGDDPKRIDWKLFARSGNYLVRESATESNQQVRFLLDLSGSMNYDESGISRLHYAKILLASLAYLGYRQNDQLSLYGLQNGDVQALVPPGKQSFLKIVGTLETAQASGAWVVKQPSFPEFSRKQSELLIIASDFLQVGDEWLHLIQNVAGPRREIVIFQILGDQELDFNLTGFYRFQDLETGREIELQADAVRDTVRQTATAYLAKLDDALRIPHVRLIRVRLSDPIGRVLSGFLTGKQV, encoded by the coding sequence ATGGCTACACTGACTTCTGATCTGATCCGTTTAAACAACCTGCAACTGGCTAGCAAGCTTGTCAGCGATGAGCTGATGCTGGGTATTCAGACCAGCCGCCGGTCGGGAATAGGAACCGAGTTTGAACAGTATCGGCACTACGAACCGGGCGACGATCCCAAACGTATCGACTGGAAACTGTTTGCGCGGAGTGGCAATTACCTGGTTCGGGAATCGGCAACGGAGAGTAACCAGCAGGTCCGGTTTTTGCTGGATCTGTCGGGATCGATGAATTACGACGAGTCGGGAATTAGCCGGTTACACTACGCGAAAATTCTTCTGGCGTCACTGGCGTACCTGGGCTATCGGCAAAACGATCAACTCAGTTTGTATGGGTTGCAAAATGGCGACGTTCAGGCGCTGGTTCCACCGGGCAAGCAATCGTTTCTGAAGATTGTGGGTACGCTGGAAACGGCGCAGGCATCCGGAGCGTGGGTGGTCAAGCAGCCCTCGTTTCCGGAGTTCAGCCGCAAGCAAAGCGAACTGCTGATTATTGCGTCCGACTTTTTGCAGGTGGGCGACGAGTGGTTGCACCTGATTCAGAACGTGGCCGGGCCGCGTCGGGAAATCGTTATTTTTCAGATTCTTGGCGATCAGGAGCTGGACTTTAACCTGACGGGTTTCTACCGCTTTCAGGATCTGGAAACGGGACGCGAAATCGAACTACAGGCCGATGCGGTTCGGGACACCGTTCGGCAGACGGCTACGGCGTATCTGGCGAAGTTGGACGATGCGCTACGAATTCCGCACGTCCGGCTGATCCGCGTTCGGCTGAGCGATCCGATTGGCCGGGTCCTGAGCGGATTCCTGACCGGGAAGCAAGTGTGA
- a CDS encoding TldD/PmbA family protein: protein MAIILTEAEAKALLTKVLSYSKADECEVNLLGEERGNLRYARNEVSTSGSTTNQNLQVQSAFGKKVGTATIDEFDDASLEKVVRRAEELARLAPENPEYVSVLGPQQYMKTNGFVEATANITPDTRADAVAKSLQLARDQKLTAAGFLQDYHGYTAMMNSKGLFAYYPSTNVNFSLTVRTDDGKGSGYVARGYNDITKLDTVAATRIAMQKAQGSAEARAIEPGKYTVILEPTAAAVLLENIYFNMDARSADEGRSYFSKMGGKSRLGDKIVDERVTIYSDPANAELPASPWSGDGRPQEKTMWIEKGVVKNLSYSRYWAQKTGKKAIPGPNNVIMMGGNASLEEMIRTTQRGILVTKLWYIREVDPQTILLTGLTRDGTFYIENGKIKHPVKNFRFNESPIIMLNNLEALGKPERVVSTESDQNYLVPPMKIREFTFTSLSDAV, encoded by the coding sequence ATGGCAATCATACTCACCGAAGCCGAAGCAAAGGCGCTACTCACCAAAGTACTAAGCTATTCGAAAGCCGACGAATGCGAAGTCAATCTGTTGGGCGAAGAGCGGGGTAACCTGCGTTACGCTCGTAACGAAGTATCCACCAGCGGCTCCACGACAAACCAGAACCTACAGGTCCAGTCCGCATTTGGTAAAAAAGTTGGTACCGCAACAATCGACGAATTCGACGATGCGTCGCTCGAAAAGGTCGTGCGTCGTGCTGAAGAATTAGCCCGGCTGGCTCCCGAAAACCCTGAATATGTGAGCGTTCTCGGTCCGCAACAGTACATGAAGACTAACGGGTTTGTGGAGGCTACGGCCAACATCACGCCCGACACGCGGGCTGATGCCGTGGCGAAAAGCTTACAGCTGGCGCGCGACCAGAAGCTGACGGCGGCTGGCTTTTTACAGGACTATCATGGGTATACGGCCATGATGAACTCCAAAGGACTTTTTGCGTATTACCCCAGCACCAACGTCAATTTTTCGCTGACCGTCCGCACCGACGATGGTAAAGGTTCCGGCTACGTAGCGCGCGGCTATAACGACATAACAAAACTGGATACGGTGGCCGCAACGCGCATTGCGATGCAGAAGGCGCAGGGGTCCGCTGAGGCACGGGCTATTGAGCCGGGTAAGTACACCGTTATCCTGGAGCCGACAGCCGCAGCCGTGTTGCTGGAAAACATCTATTTCAATATGGATGCCCGCAGCGCCGACGAAGGCCGGTCGTACTTTAGCAAGATGGGCGGCAAATCCCGGCTTGGTGATAAAATCGTCGATGAGCGCGTAACGATCTATTCCGATCCGGCCAATGCCGAACTGCCCGCGTCGCCCTGGTCGGGTGACGGGCGACCTCAGGAAAAAACGATGTGGATCGAGAAAGGTGTCGTCAAAAATCTTTCGTATTCGCGGTATTGGGCGCAGAAAACTGGTAAAAAGGCGATTCCTGGTCCCAACAATGTGATTATGATGGGCGGCAACGCGTCGCTGGAGGAGATGATCCGAACCACGCAGCGCGGTATTCTGGTAACCAAACTCTGGTACATCCGGGAGGTCGATCCGCAGACGATTCTGCTGACGGGCCTGACCCGCGACGGAACGTTCTATATCGAAAACGGAAAGATCAAGCATCCGGTCAAGAACTTCCGTTTCAACGAAAGCCCGATCATTATGCTCAACAACCTCGAAGCCCTGGGTAAACCGGAGCGGGTAGTCAGTACCGAGTCCGATCAGAATTACCTGGTGCCGCCGATGAAGATTCGGGAATTTACGTTCACGAGCTTATCTGATGCGGTGTAA
- a CDS encoding DUF4159 domain-containing protein, translated as MKPFIFTRLQYTSGDWDTDQRMPSNLLHSLIEYTTIPVDQKEKVVQLSSPDLFKSPFCYLSGHKLVEFSAQERDHFKRYVQNGGFVFVDDCNHDIDALFARSFEQEMARTFGPKALQKIPNNHPLYTCFFTFEEGPPTTSFELNGWGDDLVHDYLKAITVNGRIGVLYSNKDYGCEWDYDFRNKRFLAEDNTKFGVNIITYALTA; from the coding sequence TTGAAACCATTTATTTTCACTCGACTCCAATACACCTCCGGCGACTGGGATACCGACCAGCGAATGCCCTCCAATCTGTTGCATTCCCTGATCGAATACACAACCATTCCGGTTGACCAGAAGGAAAAAGTGGTTCAGTTGAGCAGCCCCGACTTGTTTAAAAGCCCGTTTTGTTACCTGAGCGGGCATAAACTGGTTGAGTTTTCGGCGCAGGAACGCGATCACTTCAAACGATACGTGCAGAACGGGGGCTTTGTGTTCGTTGACGATTGCAATCACGACATCGACGCTTTGTTTGCCCGGTCGTTTGAGCAGGAAATGGCCCGCACGTTCGGACCGAAGGCGTTGCAGAAAATTCCGAATAATCACCCGCTCTACACCTGCTTTTTTACGTTTGAGGAGGGTCCGCCCACGACTTCGTTCGAGCTGAACGGCTGGGGCGACGATCTGGTACACGATTACCTGAAAGCCATCACTGTCAACGGTCGAATCGGGGTATTGTACAGCAACAAGGATTACGGCTGTGAGTGGGATTATGATTTTCGAAACAAACGGTTTCTGGCCGAGGACAACACGAAGTTTGGCGTAAACATCATCACCTATGCCTTAACCGCCTGA